One genomic region from Ralstonia pickettii DTP0602 encodes:
- a CDS encoding AraC family transcriptional regulator, which yields MSTDQPHLIRSASLTGFADLAQSAGLDPLAMMRKAGLPRRCLDDSETLIGMEAVCRLLNHCAQTSDMEAFGLRLASRRHIWELGPVSLVIKQESTALRAVKTLLGYNRVLSDALLARVDEEDDVVVIREELILGKSVPTRQAMELTVGVMFQVLRDLLGPKWEPRMVCFTHRPPRDLSFHRSFLGKRLEFNGDFNGIVCAASDMTRALTSTQTGLASFARRFMDSSLSQRKPGCKETVRHLIAALLGSGRCTADKVAQHLGVSRQTLHRHLSLEGGQFKSVLDSVRRERAMTLRDDSDHSLEDAASMLGFSSASAFAHWFHASFDTSFIQSRRARQRETKEQVYVTADQ from the coding sequence ATGTCCACCGACCAGCCCCACCTCATTCGAAGTGCCAGCCTGACAGGCTTCGCCGATCTGGCGCAGTCGGCTGGACTCGACCCCTTGGCGATGATGCGCAAGGCGGGCCTGCCGCGCCGGTGTCTCGACGACAGCGAGACCCTGATCGGCATGGAGGCGGTATGCCGCTTGCTGAACCACTGCGCGCAAACCTCGGACATGGAGGCGTTCGGCCTCAGGCTGGCCAGCCGCCGCCATATCTGGGAACTCGGCCCCGTCAGCCTCGTGATCAAGCAGGAGAGCACGGCGCTGAGAGCGGTCAAGACGCTGCTGGGCTACAACCGTGTGCTCAGCGACGCTCTGCTAGCCCGGGTGGATGAAGAAGACGACGTTGTCGTCATCCGCGAGGAATTGATATTGGGCAAGTCGGTCCCGACGCGCCAGGCGATGGAGCTGACGGTCGGCGTGATGTTCCAGGTGCTGCGCGACCTTCTGGGGCCCAAATGGGAGCCTCGTATGGTTTGCTTCACCCATCGGCCGCCACGGGATCTGAGCTTTCACCGTTCCTTCCTCGGCAAGCGCCTCGAGTTCAACGGCGACTTCAACGGAATCGTCTGCGCGGCAAGCGACATGACCCGTGCACTGACCTCGACGCAGACCGGGCTCGCGAGTTTCGCGCGCCGCTTCATGGACTCCTCACTCAGCCAACGCAAGCCGGGGTGCAAGGAAACCGTGCGCCACCTGATCGCGGCCTTATTGGGCAGCGGCCGTTGCACGGCCGACAAGGTTGCGCAGCACCTGGGTGTCAGTCGGCAGACCCTGCACCGGCACCTGAGCCTCGAAGGCGGGCAGTTCAAGTCGGTGCTGGATTCCGTCCGCCGCGAGCGGGCGATGACGCTGCGCGACGACAGCGACCATTCGCTGGAAGACGCGGCCTCGATGCTCGGTTTCTCCTCAGCCAGCGCCTTTGCGCACTGGTTCCACGCCAGCTTCGACACCAGCTTCATTCAATCCCGGCGGGCGCGCCAGCGTGAGACAAAAGAACAAGTTTATGTGACCGCTGATCAATAG